The Colletotrichum destructivum chromosome 8, complete sequence genome includes the window GCGCTGCTACCGTCCAACGCAATGCTGGCATCCACCCAGTGGCTCGAGTCGGCGGGGAAGTGTCTTTCCCTACCTTACCTACGTTACCTAAGTAGGTATGTAGGTAAATAGGTAACATTTGGCTCCCGCCTCCTGTTTTCGCAACCCGCAGTAGTGGCTacatcctcttcatcttccatCTGATCCAGACTGCCTCGTATCTGATTGTATTGTTTCCTTCCAGCAAGGAATCGATTTCGCTTCCCGTGAACCCGCTTCCTTCTCCTGCCCCGAGGAGAACAATCACCCCGGAATCCGCACACCATGACTTCGCAAGACGGCTCCCTCTTGGATGTGCTGAGGTCCGTAAGCCAAGTTGACTGTGACACTCTTGACGTTGATGGTATGCCGGGCCTTTCCTCTAGCGCGAGACACTGACTTCGCAGGTGCCCATCGCATACAACATTAATACTGACTTAACTACAGTCGCTGCGGAGCTGGGTCCCTTCAGAGACCACACGTCCAACCAAGCAATTGCATACAATGAGCTCACTAAGACCACCCCAGACGGCAAGCTGCATCACGAGAAGCTCATCCGAGACTCCGTAGAGGACGCCCATGGCTGGGCTCACGCCGCATGGCCAGACATTGACCCCATTCTCCTGGCAGTCGACATCATGGTACCTAGTAGAAAACTCAAATACGCGCTGTTCTGTTGTCTAGGGCCTCACTGACGCCCTTGTAGATGGTCCGGCTGTCCCTTCAATTCATCCCGTATTTGACGGGCTACTTTCACATTCAGACCAACACCCAGTGGTCGTACTCAGTTGAAAAGACCTGCAAGAACGCCGAGAGTAAGTTCCGATATACCGATCTCCAGCAATAGTAGTTCCATATGGCTTACCTCACCGTccgtccccctcctccaactAGGGATTGTCGACATATTCAAGAAGCTGGAGCCCAACTTAGACACCGCAAGAATTTGCATCAAAATCCCCGCGAGCTGGGAGGGAATCTCCGCCTGCCGCGTCCTTGAGAAGAAAGGCATCCACACCCTTGCAACAACAATGTTCTGTATGGAGCAAGCTGCATTGGCTGCCGATGCCGGATGTACCTACATTGCCCCGTACGTCAACGAGCTCAAGGTTCATTTTGTCCCTGGGTAAGTTAAACAACCTAGTTAGCCCAAGACCTCCGTCCAGGCTTAGGCTGATGTACGAACGACGTCCAGATACGTGGACGACCACAAGGCCTTTGATTTCTGCAGGCAGGCGCAACTTTACTACGCCGAGACGAAGGCCAAGACGCAGGTACTCGCTGCCAGTCTGACATCCGTTGCCGAGGTGATGCAGCTGGCTGGCATCCAGCATGTCACCGTATCGCCGCCTCTTCTTCGGGCTCTCGCTGCACGGTCGGCGTCGAGTTGGACGGAGCAAGTCGGCGAGTATTTTGCGGCCGGCCCGGACCAACCCTGGGCCAAGGACTTCGAGGCAGCTCTCAAGGATGAAAGTCAGTGGCGCATTGCCTTCACTCGAAGCGGGAACGGAAAGTATGAGGAGAAGCTCATCCAGGCCATCAATATCTTTTCGGACAAGCAGGATGCCCTCGAAGAGCTCGCGCACCGCTTCGTTTAAGTGGGCGAATGCCTTTTATTTTGTGCCCATGCACATATTGAATTCGAACATATATCTTCTTGGCTCAAAGTGTCCCTTGTCTTTGGACCAATCTTACTTACCGTACCAGCCTCACTAAGCTTGTATGAACCATGATGTCGAGGAGCCCACTACTGACTTACCTTGTCTTCCATGACGTTGCCAGACACATTCTGAACGGATGAAAATGCGATCGCGTGATAAGAGGAGGTGCTGAGAGGCGCATCGGATGAGTTCAAACCACAACGACGACAGAAATAACTACATCTCACCCGCTCTACAACGGTATGTCGAGTTGTTGGAAAGTCGAAAtccagcttgtcgaggatCGCAGATTCGCGGCACGTATTTGTACATAGCTTCGTTAGCCTAACAACGTCGCAATCTCTATCCAACCCCCGGCCTTCGCACGAGTGGTAGAGGGAACCAGAAGGGAGTTGATAAGGCGGCTGACTGCGATTGGACGCATCGCCCACTTTGGTGCGTCGAACCCCCTGCATTCTATCTcgctccctctctctctctttctatGCGCGCGTgggtgtgtttgtgtgtatgtgagCGTCTGAGTAAACACCCTGATAAACCTCCACGCCCTATCCTTCTTCCTTATCAGTCTCTGATACCGCCCAGGCTCGCTATCTTCCTGACCTGCCTACCCCGAATAGTCACTGTTGGCATTGTCGAATGACCGGCATGGCCGAATGGATACAGGCAACTGTCGTTTGTGACCACGTTGCTGGCTACAGCCCGCGGACCTGGCCGCCGGTGGGGAAGTGATGGTGGTCGATGGGTTACACCACGCCCGCGTCGTCTGCTTGCGGACGAATACATAATGTCTCAACCCCCCCGAGTCTGGTGTGGCTTGAGCCTCCACAGCTGAGCCCAGCAGGGTCGTTGGCACATTTATTATCCCAAGAGACGTCCCCAACGACAATTCgtccgaggccaaggaccaCCAGAAGTGTCCTACGCAAGGAGAAACCGTTACCCGACTTGCGACAAAGATGAAGGGTTTCAATCGAGACGAGTTGAGGCTACGTTGTACCTCGGTCAAGGCATGGGAGCTTCCCCGGCACTCTAGTAGTGCTCTCGCCCCTGAGGGAGTATGGGTAAGCATTGTTGAGCCGTCGAGCCCCCTTTGAACGGGATGGATGAGGATCAGGACTGATGTTTTGCTTCAGACGAACGAGGACATGGACCCTGTCAAGCCGGAGGACCAAACCTGGAGCATCTGGACCATCCTCGCTTACTGGAGCAGCGATCTCATGAACCTTTCGACGTTGCAGACGGCAGGTTCAATCCTCGCGGTGGGCCTGTCGTGGCGAGAGAGCATTCCCATCATGTTTGTGGGAACGACCTGCATCGCCGTGGCCATGGTCCTCAACGGTGCCATAGGCAGCAGGCTGCATCTGCCTTTCAGCGTCATCGCAGCGGGCTCCTTTGGCTACTGGTTCCGGTACTTTGCGATTGTGAGCCGGGCGGTTCTCGCCATGTTCTGGCTAGGCGTCCAGTGTGCCAACGGCTCGTATTGCATCACCATCATGCTGAGCGCCTGGGCTCCTTCTTACGCAAGAATCCCCAACACGCTGCCCGAATCGGCCGGCATCACTTCCATGGGGATGTGCTCGTGAGTTGACCCACCtgagaagacgacgacgtttCGGTCGTGCCCATCTTGGCTGTTCTTTTTCCCTGCTCACTACGACTTACTTCCTCCagtttcttcctcttctggaTACTCCAGCTGCCGATGCTACTCATACACCCGACAAAGCTTCGTCCGCTCTTCTACGTTAAACTCATCGCCACcccggccgtcgtcctcggcacACTGGGCTGGGCGgtcaagaaggccggcggcggcggcgagatcTTCAAGCTGCAGCCCGAGGTCCCCAAGGGGACGGCGCAATACGCCTGGCTGTGGCTGAGCTGCATGTCGAGCGTCACGGGGCAGTGGGCGACCATGGGGGTGAACATCCCCGACTTTCTGCGCTACAGCAAGAGCCCCAATGGGCAGCTGGTGCAACTTCCCTTCGTCCCTTTGGTCTTCACCCTGTGCGGCACCATGGGGATCAtcacgacgtcggcgaccaAGACGTTCCACGGAGAGTATCTTTGGAACCCGCTTGATATCGTCAGTCTCTGGCTGGAGAACGGTTCCGGCGGGCGCTGCGCCGCTTTCTTCGCCGCTTTCGCATGGTTCATCGCGACGGTGAGTAGACGGACGGCGTCCCCCCTCCGAGCAACACCCTATCTCTATTCCCTTTTATATGAGTTCAACGCTGACCTCTGTACCCCGGCTCACAGGTGGGAACCAACGTGACGGCAAACTCCATCAGCGCAGCCAACGACCTGACAATCATGTTCCCACGCTATGTCAATATCAAGCGGGGTTCATTGATAGCAGCCGTGATCGGAGGCTGGGTCCTTGTTCCTTGGAAGATCCTGGCCAGCGCCACTACCTTTCTCAACTTCATGGGCGCCTATGCCGTGTTCCTGGCTCCGATCAGTGGGATCCTCGCGGCCGACTTCTGGATCGTAAAAGGTCAGAAATACGACCTGCCCGGTAAGTACCACCTCACCCGAGCTGGGGTCCCGTTTTGTGCATCACAGGAAGACGTGCTGATGATGAGTCCTTTCCCTGTGTGCCAGGCCTGTACGATCCTCATGGCCGTTATAGATACGTAGCAGGGTGTAACTGGCGGGCCTTCGTCGCCTTCATCGTGCCGGTGGCCCCTAGCCTGCCCGGCATGGCTTTGGCCATCAGCGGCTACCCGGCGGTCCAGATTTCCGAGGGCGCACAGCATCTGTACAGCTTCGACTGGctctttggcttcgtcgTGTCAATCTTCCTATACACCACCCTGAGCTGGCTTGCACCCGCAAAGGAGACGCTGGTTGAGCGGACGATCTGGACGAAGGACGGGGCCGACATCGAGGCGACAAGTCGTGGCAGCGATGTCGAGGACCCCAAGTTGCCGGAAAAGGGGCACACGACAGCGACACGTGCcatctcggacgacgacaaagtATTGTAAGACCGGCGGCCACACAGGTGGTGGTTAGTAAAGTTCCATCCTACAGTGGCCCGTTCACTACCTGACGGATGAGCGAAAGAGACGAGTCGTGGGTAGAATCGTCCAAACCATGCCCCTTGTTCGCAAAAGGCCTTTGCGGGCTCacgcgccatcgtcgaggaaAAGCCGAACATGTCTGCTCCGCCCCCCCAGTATTTTCCTTAGTATATTATATACATTCTCCAATAATGGACAATTGAGACTGTACATGGACAAGAGAGCCGAAAAGGCTGGTGATGTTACTGGGCACGACGGAAGATGGATGGTCCCTAGGGTCATCGGCCCGTCCCTCATCTGCTGCGTCGACACATGCACGGGAACCACCGCACACCATGTATGTCCCGCCCAATCATGCCCGACTTGAACCACCCGGCTGGCATATTGTCGTAGCTTGCATGGGACCAAAGCATTGGAAATTGTAACCGAGAACTCGTTTGTTACACTACTGTACAGCCCAGCAAGTCGGTCATCTTGCCACCGACTGTCTCCTGTAGAGTGGCGATCCACCCTCGTcttgaccttgacgccgcctCCTTTCTATGCTCTAAAGACGGCACCCACACCGACCCCAAAATCTTTGGTTTGGTTTCTTGCTCGCGAAAATCCTcactcctcgtcctcatcttcctcgttgtcCGTAAAGTACTCAAATTCTCTCGGCACATCAGCTTCCTCATCTCCTTCACCATCCTCGTCTACAGCAGTCAGAAcgccggccgcggcagcCGCGCCTCCTTCGTCGGTCGCGCCAGCGAGGTCGCCTCTCCTTTGACGGCCGAGCAACTCGCTGAGCTCGTTCAATGAGCGGAGATCACCGCCATTTCCGGCTCTGAGAGCCTGGGAAATGAGGTTCTGCTGCTGGCGCGGTGTCAAGCCTGCCGATGAGCCACCGGCGTTGCTCTGGCCGGCGACAGGGGCCTTCTCCGTTGTCACCTTCTTTAGCTTTTCCTCGATGAGAGTTTTCTCTTCGTCTGGTTGCGTGTCCTGCAGGAGAAGAGGTCCTCCGGTGGGCTTTTCAACACTGTTAGCACTTTCTCGAGCCATGGCTAGGTGTGGAATGGCTCATACCTTCTTGACCGGCTTGTAACGGCCAGTGGGGAAGCTGATGAACTTGAGCTGCCCAGGGACCACGCGCGACAGGTTCTCCATCTCGTAGCcaaccttctccttctcggccttcttcttggtgtcAGCCGGGGCAACAGacgcctccttctcgccaccctcgccctccttcttgtctttgctctcctccttcttctcatccaCCTCCATCTTGTCGGAGACGGTAGGCTTGGCAGAGGAGTCAATGTCCATGCTCTCACGACGCTGAGCACgctccttcttctgggcTCTTCGCTTCGCCTGGGCAGTCGTCGACAGCACAGCCGTGGCGACCATGGTAGggccctcctcggccttgacctcTTGCTCGGGAGGGTAGTCGAACAGGCTGGGGCGGGTGGCGCAATGGAACTTGAAGCTGGGGATCTCGAGATCGTGGTCAAGACCAATTATGGAGGTGGGGGAGAAGGCGAGCGAAAGGAAGTGGGTGAAGGGGAACCAGTACCAGTACTGGGTAAAGACAGCCATGCCAACAATGCCAGCCATATTGAGGTTACCCGTCTGCGTCTGGAGGCCAATGGTGCAGTtgcggccgccggcgtcaatGATGCCCAGGGCGAGCGAAGCACCAAACTTGGTCATGGCATCCTCGTGACGATCACCGACAACCTTCTTCAAGGTCTTGCGGATTGCGGCAACCTTGGGGTTCATGACCTCGTTCTGCTGGATCATGATCATAGCCAGGGAGATGAGAGCACCCTGGCGGACAAAATCGGTGGGATCTTTCATCATGGgctcgagcaggtcgatggcctcgtcgaggccagTACCGGCACAAGAAATGCCCAGGGCCATGGCGGACCCGTAACGCACGTGGGGGTTGTACGATTCGGAAAGCAGCTCGACCATGCGGGGAACACTGCCGGGCTTtcggaagaggatgaagccCAAGCTCATGACTGCGACACGGCGGACGTCGTCATTGACATCGCTGACGGCAATGTGCAGCAGCTTGCGAATAGCCTTGTTGCTGCCGGTACCGCAGTAAGCGAGAGCCACAGTCATGATACCGCCGTATCTCAGAGTCGGATCAGGGTCGTTGAGAAGACCTTCGATCATTgcgtcggcgccctcttGGCGGCCAAACATGATCAATGCCATACCGATGGCCAGACCACGGACAATCTTTTCGTGAGTCGTCTCATGAGCGTAGGTGATCATGTCCTCCAGCGCCCGCACGTTGCCGGTGCCAAGCATGATGAGACCCATGGCGAGGCCAACGGCCTCTCCGTTAAGGGCGGAGTCGGTAAAAAGAACCGTTCGGAGGTTGTCGAAGATTTCTTCGGAGCCGGTGCCCATACCGGCGATACCCAGGCCCAAAGCACCACCGTGCTGAatgacctcctcctcggcggaTGTGAACTGGATCTTGAGGTAATCGAGCGCATCAGCGCCATGGTTGGCATGGATCAGACCATAAGCGTAGAGAGCACCGCCCTGGCTGAAGATGGAGCCGCTGCTCAAGCCGCTTTGGCGCGGCAGGTAGGGCTCAAGCAGCTTTCGGGACTGTGTCAGGTTGCCACGGTGGATGACGCCGAGCGCGGCCGTCGCGGTAAACTTGGACCAgttgacggccttgccgagcCATTCGAGATTGTCGCGGAAGAACTTGTCGTTGGTAGTACCCTGGTTCATGAAGGCGTTGCAGAAGGTGACGGCGGTATGGAAGATGGAGTTGCGACCTTCCAAGCTATCGCGGACCTTGTTTAGGATGCTCAAGTCGGTGCGGTTGTTCCGGTAGAGGAATTCGAGGTTCAGCTGAATGGTCTTGCTGCCATCGAGGATGGAGCGGATGTTCTTATAGACCTTAGAGAGCTCGTCCGAGAGCTCCTCTCCAGAAGGCTCCTGATTCTCGAGAAgaggctcctcctcggtaGCATCGCTTGCTGGTGCCTTGGCGGGCTCACCGGACGGCAGGGAGTTGATAATCTTGCCCAAGAACTCCTGGGTTCCGTTGTCGTACAGGTCGAAGGCGATCTGGTAGGCATTGGCGATCGAGTTG containing:
- a CDS encoding Putative armadillo-like helical, 26S proteasome regulatory subunit RPN2, with protein sequence MPGLVSATGVLGFLADEEHDLKVFALQTLNDDIDTVWTEVAGALSQIEALYEDESFPQRQLAALVLAKVYYHLQAYNESMTFALAAGDLFKLDAPGEFEDTIISKCIDQYIATSSAKHTAPTLSQNDNSLPALATTFATGPADGSALISPTTPFSQTTLPSKSLLSRVSTDNAILDPTFQPVKEGRSGSIAPINDQATQAALQRIVERLFEACLKDGRYRQVVGIAVEAKNLEVLRRVIKRASDDEKRSKTKSTDGQGPAEELMEYALSICMDIVQERAFRTEILRLILDLLNDIPNPDYFAIAKCVVYLSSDEEASRMLKQLITTGDRNSIANAYQIAFDLYDNGTQEFLGKIINSLPSGEPAKAPASDATEEEPLLENQEPSGEELSDELSKVYKNIRSILDGSKTIQLNLEFLYRNNRTDLSILNKVRDSLEGRNSIFHTAVTFCNAFMNQGTTNDKFFRDNLEWLGKAVNWSKFTATAALGVIHRGNLTQSRKLLEPYLPRQSGLSSGSIFSQGGALYAYGLIHANHGADALDYLKIQFTSAEEEVIQHGGALGLGIAGMGTGSEEIFDNLRTVLFTDSALNGEAVGLAMGLIMLGTGNVRALEDMITYAHETTHEKIVRGLAIGMALIMFGRQEGADAMIEGLLNDPDPTLRYGGIMTVALAYCGTGSNKAIRKLLHIAVSDVNDDVRRVAVMSLGFILFRKPGSVPRMVELLSESYNPHVRYGSAMALGISCAGTGLDEAIDLLEPMMKDPTDFVRQGALISLAMIMIQQNEVMNPKVAAIRKTLKKVVGDRHEDAMTKFGASLALGIIDAGGRNCTIGLQTQTGNLNMAGIVGMAVFTQYWYWFPFTHFLSLAFSPTSIIGLDHDLEIPSFKFHCATRPSLFDYPPEQEVKAEEGPTMVATAVLSTTAQAKRRAQKKERAQRRESMDIDSSAKPTVSDKMEVDEKKEESKDKKEGEGGEKEASVAPADTKKKAEKEKVGYEMENLSRVVPGQLKFISFPTGRYKPVKKPTGGPLLLQDTQPDEEKTLIEEKLKKVTTEKAPVAGQSNAGGSSAGLTPRQQQNLISQALRAGNGGDLRSLNELSELLGRQRRGDLAGATDEGGAAAAAGVLTAVDEDGEGDEEADVPREFEYFTDNEEDEDEE
- a CDS encoding Putative transaldolase/Fructose-6-phosphate aldolase, aldolase-type TIM barrel, with protein sequence MTSQDGSLLDVLRSVSQVDCDTLDVDVAAELGPFRDHTSNQAIAYNELTKTTPDGKLHHEKLIRDSVEDAHGWAHAAWPDIDPILLAVDIMMVRLSLQFIPYLTGYFHIQTNTQWSYSVEKTCKNAERIVDIFKKLEPNLDTARICIKIPASWEGISACRVLEKKGIHTLATTMFCMEQAALAADAGCTYIAPYVNELKVHFVPGYVDDHKAFDFCRQAQLYYAETKAKTQVLAASLTSVAEVMQLAGIQHVTVSPPLLRALAARSASSWTEQVGEYFAAGPDQPWAKDFEAALKDESQWRIAFTRSGNGKYEEKLIQAINIFSDKQDALEELAHRFV
- a CDS encoding Putative purine-cytosine permease — translated: MKGFNRDELRLRCTSVKAWELPRHSSSALAPEGVWTNEDMDPVKPEDQTWSIWTILAYWSSDLMNLSTLQTAGSILAVGLSWRESIPIMFVGTTCIAVAMVLNGAIGSRLHLPFSVIAAGSFGYWFRYFAIVSRAVLAMFWLGVQCANGSYCITIMLSAWAPSYARIPNTLPESAGITSMGMCSFFLFWILQLPMLLIHPTKLRPLFYVKLIATPAVVLGTLGWAVKKAGGGGEIFKLQPEVPKGTAQYAWLWLSCMSSVTGQWATMGVNIPDFLRYSKSPNGQLVQLPFVPLVFTLCGTMGIITTSATKTFHGEYLWNPLDIVSLWLENGSGGRCAAFFAAFAWFIATVGTNVTANSISAANDLTIMFPRYVNIKRGSLIAAVIGGWVLVPWKILASATTFLNFMGAYAVFLAPISGILAADFWIVKGQKYDLPGLYDPHGRYRYVAGCNWRAFVAFIVPVAPSLPGMALAISGYPAVQISEGAQHLYSFDWLFGFVVSIFLYTTLSWLAPAKETLVERTIWTKDGADIEATSRGSDVEDPKLPEKGHTTATRAISDDDKVL